One region of Exiguobacterium acetylicum genomic DNA includes:
- a CDS encoding SRPBCC family protein, with protein sequence MHTFRFETRVDTSKEQAWDFLSDAKALSRLTVFPQVKTSGDTRTRAGNTIRLRVGVPPLFVSWTSWIPFVEEYVFVDVGTKVPYPFRAWCHVHRVEERESGVYFVDEVTYASFLPAFVIEAFILKPMFKQRKNAILNHFQA encoded by the coding sequence ATGCATACTTTTCGTTTTGAGACACGTGTCGATACATCAAAGGAGCAAGCGTGGGATTTTTTAAGTGACGCCAAGGCCTTAAGTCGATTGACGGTATTTCCACAAGTGAAGACGTCGGGCGATACGCGGACACGAGCGGGAAATACGATTCGTCTACGCGTTGGTGTTCCTCCACTATTTGTCTCGTGGACGTCTTGGATTCCTTTCGTAGAAGAATATGTCTTCGTCGATGTCGGTACAAAAGTGCCGTATCCATTCCGGGCATGGTGCCACGTGCACCGAGTCGAAGAACGTGAATCTGGCGTCTATTTCGTGGATGAAGTGACGTATGCATCCTTCTTGCCCGCCTTCGTCATTGAAGCATTCATCTTGAAACCGATGTTCAAACAACGAAAAAATGCGATTTTGAATCACTTTCAAGCCTGA
- a CDS encoding ABC transporter ATP-binding protein translates to MAFVKPYQKQILLTVFVGIIKFSIPLGLPLLYKYIIDNILTGNTMPIAEKSKQLAYLIGAGVFIFLIVKPPLEYVRQYLAQWSASKILFDVRNRLFDHVQKLSLRFYSNTKTGEVISRIINDVEQTKDFVVTGLMNLWLDMITIFIAIAIMWTIDPKLTLVAIIPLPFYALAVKFFYGRLRGLTRERSAALAELQGHLTERVNGMAVIRSFALEPHENKAFKHQNDGFLKAALRQTNWNARTYVVVSTITDFAPILIFGTAAFFVLNNQVTLGTMVAFIGYIDRLYAPLGRLVNSSTTLTQSIASMDRMFEFLDEPYDITEKSNAREPKDVRGNVQFENISFAYEEGGELAIDRLTLDVQAGERIAFVGMSGGGKSTLVSLIPRFYDVSAGRITLDGVDIRDLKLRGLRDQIGMVMQESILFSESVQMNIKMGNPDATDEEVIAAAKAANAHEFIERLPNGYHTPVGERGVKLSGGQKQRLAIARVFLKNPPILILDEATSALDLESEAMIQDSLARLAKGRTTFTVAHRLSTITDADKIVVIENGQITEIGTHEVLMQKRGAYFELYAIQNLELVE, encoded by the coding sequence ATGGCGTTCGTCAAGCCGTATCAAAAACAGATCCTCCTGACGGTCTTCGTCGGGATCATCAAGTTCTCGATCCCACTCGGACTTCCGTTGTTGTATAAGTACATCATCGACAATATCCTAACTGGAAACACGATGCCGATAGCGGAAAAAAGTAAACAATTGGCGTATTTGATTGGAGCGGGTGTCTTCATCTTCTTGATCGTCAAGCCGCCGCTCGAATACGTTCGCCAGTACCTCGCGCAATGGTCCGCGTCGAAGATTTTATTTGACGTACGGAATCGATTGTTTGATCATGTTCAGAAATTATCGCTTCGTTTTTATTCGAATACGAAAACGGGAGAAGTCATCTCGCGAATCATCAATGATGTCGAGCAGACGAAAGATTTTGTCGTCACAGGACTAATGAACCTGTGGCTCGATATGATCACGATTTTCATCGCGATCGCCATCATGTGGACGATTGATCCGAAGTTGACACTCGTCGCGATCATTCCATTACCATTCTATGCTCTCGCCGTTAAGTTCTTTTACGGGCGTTTACGCGGATTGACACGGGAACGTTCGGCAGCCCTTGCGGAACTACAAGGTCATTTGACGGAACGGGTCAATGGGATGGCAGTCATTCGTAGTTTTGCACTCGAACCACACGAGAACAAAGCGTTCAAACATCAAAATGATGGATTTTTAAAAGCCGCGTTGCGTCAAACGAACTGGAATGCGCGGACGTACGTCGTCGTCTCGACGATTACGGACTTCGCACCAATCCTGATTTTCGGAACGGCGGCGTTCTTCGTCTTGAACAATCAAGTGACACTCGGGACGATGGTCGCGTTCATTGGTTATATCGACCGTCTGTATGCACCGCTCGGTCGTCTCGTCAACTCTTCAACGACGTTGACACAGTCAATCGCTTCGATGGACCGGATGTTCGAGTTTTTAGATGAGCCGTATGACATCACGGAAAAATCGAATGCACGTGAACCGAAAGATGTCCGCGGAAACGTTCAATTCGAAAACATCAGTTTCGCCTATGAAGAAGGCGGTGAGCTGGCGATTGATCGCTTGACGCTTGACGTTCAGGCAGGCGAACGGATTGCTTTCGTCGGGATGTCAGGTGGCGGGAAATCAACGCTCGTCAGTTTGATTCCGCGTTTTTATGATGTGTCTGCCGGTCGGATCACGCTTGACGGCGTTGACATTCGTGACTTGAAATTACGTGGTCTTCGCGATCAGATCGGGATGGTCATGCAGGAATCGATTCTCTTCAGTGAATCGGTCCAAATGAACATCAAGATGGGGAATCCGGACGCGACGGACGAGGAAGTCATCGCGGCGGCAAAAGCAGCGAATGCCCATGAATTCATCGAACGATTACCGAACGGTTATCATACGCCAGTCGGTGAACGAGGCGTTAAGTTATCGGGTGGTCAAAAGCAACGTCTTGCGATTGCGCGGGTCTTCTTGAAAAATCCACCGATTCTGATTTTGGATGAAGCGACGAGTGCGCTCGATTTAGAGAGTGAGGCGATGATTCAAGATTCGCTAGCACGTCTCGCGAAAGGGCGGACGACGTTTACTGTCGCGCACCGTTTATCAACGATCACTGATGCCGATAAGATCGTCGTCATCGAAAATGGTCAAATTACGGAAATCGGAACACACGAAGTCCTCATGCAAAAACGGGGTGCGTATTTCGAACTGTATGCCATTCAAAATCTGGAACTCGTCGAATAA
- the ntdP gene encoding nucleoside tri-diphosphate phosphatase produces the protein MSRFPKESSKIEIQSFKHNGSLHRVWEETLVLKSTEEELIGFNDRIMVSESDGRQWRTREPAICYFSTELWFNVICMIREDGIYYYCNLGSPSTFDEKDRAVKYIDYDLDIKVYPDMSYMILDEDEYEKHRREMNYPKAIDRILKDNVQVLIQWIRSRKGPFNPAFVDMWYREYETRYRR, from the coding sequence ATGAGTCGATTCCCAAAAGAAAGTAGCAAGATTGAGATTCAAAGTTTCAAACATAACGGGAGCTTACACAGAGTTTGGGAAGAAACGCTCGTGCTGAAATCGACGGAAGAAGAATTGATTGGGTTCAATGACCGCATCATGGTCAGTGAATCGGATGGTCGTCAGTGGCGAACACGAGAGCCTGCAATCTGTTACTTTTCAACAGAACTCTGGTTCAATGTCATTTGTATGATTCGGGAGGATGGCATTTATTATTACTGCAATCTTGGATCACCTTCTACGTTCGATGAGAAAGATCGAGCAGTCAAGTACATTGATTACGATTTAGATATCAAAGTGTATCCGGACATGTCCTACATGATCCTCGATGAGGACGAATATGAGAAACATCGCCGCGAGATGAATTATCCGAAGGCGATTGATCGTATTTTGAAAGACAATGTCCAAGTCCTGATTCAGTGGATTCGCAGTCGGAAGGGTCCATTCAACCCGGCTTTCGTGGATATGTGGTATCGTGAATATGAAACAAGATATCGGAGATGA